The DNA sequence CCATATACATCCATCCTCCTATTCGGCCCTCCCGGCGTTGGCAAGGGTACCCAAGGTGCCATGCTGTCATCGATTCCAGGCTTCTATCACCTGGGTACCGGTGACATCTTTCGAGCGCTCGATCGGAATAGTGAGTTAGGCCAAGCATTCTTGAAATACTCAACCAAAGGGCTCTTGGTTCCAGATGAGTTGACGATTGAGGTATGGCACAATCATGTTGCCAAGATGATCAAGTGTAAGGCTTATGATCCAAAACGAGATGTGCTTCTTTTAGACGGCATCCCTCGGAGCAAACCTCAAGCATTGGCTATGGATCAATATCTTGATCTTCTTGGTGTTGTCCACCTCGTCTGCAAAGATATCGATGAAATGGTGCGCCGCCTAAGACATCGAGCTGAAGTCCAGAACCGTCCTGATGATGCAGATGACAAAGTGATACGTCGTCGTTTTGATGTCTACAAAGACGAGACTTCCCCAGTTCTGGCTCACTATCACAAAGACCTGATCTTTAATATTGATGCAATCGGCAGCCCGGCAGCCGTCCTACTCAAGATCCTTGAGTTTGTTGTGCCTGCAACCGAATCCCGTCTGGGTAATCCTCTCTCTCAATGATCGAAGAATTTGTTGGCATGAATGACAAAAACCGTCCAGTACTTTCTGTGGTTGATGTCACCAAGCGTTTTCGAAAAAATACCGCGCTTGATAAAGCAACGTTAAGCATTGCTGCCGGTGAATTTGTTGGACTACTCGGACCAAATGGTGCTGGAAAGACCACTTTGATCCGCGCTATTACGGGACATGTGTTAGTAAACAGTGGCTCGATACATCTCTTTGGTGAGCCCATTCTGGGCCGAACACGCAGCCGAATCATCACCGACTGCCTTGGTACCGTTCCGCAAGATCTTGCCCTCTATCCCAATCTCACCGCGCGCGAGAATTTGTCTGTGTTTGGATCTTTGTATGGTGTGACAGGAAAGACTGCCAAAGAACGGAGTAAGTGGGCACTGAATTGGGCTGATTTAGAAGACCGTGCTGATGAACCTATCAACAATTTCTCCACTGGCATGAAACGTCGATTAAATATTGCCTGTGGCATCCTCCATGAACCAGCATTCATACTTCTGGATGAACCAACTGTCGGCGTCGATCCACAAGCCCGCGAATGCATTTGGCAGATGTTACGCACATTGCAACAAAACGGTGCCACCCTTCTTTTGACGACACATCAATTAGATGAGGCAGAAACACTTTGCGATCGAATTATTATTATTGATGACGGCAAGCCTATCGCGCAAGGTTCATTTGATGAGTTGGTAGCTGAGACCATCGGTTCGGATCGCGTTATCGTTATAGAATGCGCACTTGATAATAAATATGCCCAATCGCTTCCAGAGCACTGGTCCTATGACGGGACTGTCATTCGCGTAAAAGTAAAAGATGTATGGAAAGAATTGCCAGGAATCATTGAAGTGCTTCAAGATATCAGCACTCCAATTGGCAACATCCATATCAAGCTTCCGAGTTTGCATGATGTATTCCTACATCTCACCGGACGGGAGTTACGCGAGTGATATTCACTATTTTTAGAGTTGGAGCGATACGTGTCTATCGAGATTGGATCAGTCTGGGCTTAGCTTTTGTGCTACCAATTGTTTTCTTTACGATCCTCGCACTTGTTTTTGGCGGAATGACTGTCAACACAGAAGGCAATCGCTCTGTCAAGGTGATGTTTGTGGACCTTGACGATTCTTCTCAAAGCAGGGCGATCGTCAATTGGGTCAAGAACAGCAATGTTGGCATCATGGTGATTCCACCCCCACCAGCAACAAGCTCAGATGAACCGCCTACGAAAGAAGCATGGCGTGCTGTCCGAACAGGTCACGTTCCCGCAGCGGTAATCATCCCAAAGGATTTTGGCAAGAGCGTGAGCAATATCAAGGGCGGGACACCTCAACTCACGATCTATACCGATGAGGCGAACCCGATCACACCCATGATTATCCAGGGCACGCTTCAAGCTGCAATGGCGAAGGCGCTACCAGAAATTGCTTTGGCCAACGGCTATCGAATCATTGAGAAGCTCATTGGTCCACTCACACTGAAACAACAAGAGCACCTTGAACACATAAGAACATTGCTCACGAAGCATCCTTCAAATCAGAGCACTGACACGGTCGGCACACACTTTAGCTCAGACAATTTGTCGCCCGTAAAGATTCAAGTCGAATCCGTTCACAAGCAAGGCGTGACCGTCGAGTCAGGTCATGACATGGTCACGTTCTATGCTGCTGGCATTGCGGTGACGTTTCTACTCTTCACCGCAATGGGCGCTGGCGGCACGCTATTAGAGGAAGAAGAGATTGGTGTACTAGAGCGCCTCATGGATACTCGAGTTGGTATGACGAGACTACTCCTTGGCAAATGGCTTTTTCTTATGCTTCTTTCGTTTCTACAAGTCATTGTGATGTTTATCTTTGCAGAGTTTGTCTTCGGGGTGGCTCTATTTACCACCAAGCACATTATTGGCTTGCTTGTAGTCACACTCTTTACAGTGGCCACCTCATCAGGTTTTGGACTGTTACTGGCGACCATTTGCAAAACTCGTGCCCAGCTCGCAGGCATCGGCGTTGTCGTGATTTTGATGATGAGTGCTATTGGGGGAAGCATGTTCCCCGCCTTTATGATGCCAAACTGGATGCAGACGGTTGGCATCTACACCTTTAATCACTGGGCCGTCCAGGCCTACCAAGGTGTCTTTTGGTATGACAACCCAGACCAATCAATCATTGGCATGCTTGGCACACTCTGGCCGGAATACCTTGTGCTCACTGCTTTGACGTTCATCTTTCTGGCTGTAAGTCGATTTTTGGCACGCCGATGGGAAATTGCCTAGAAACTGCCGTCAACTGACTACAATAGATGCTCAATGCCCTCTCTTGTTGAGGTCATTTTCCTCTTTGATAATTGGGGCCGAACTGGTATCGACCGGACAGGGAAGGTTCGTCGTTGCACGTCGTGGACGCATCTTTGCCACGTAAAAAGGATGCAACTTTATAACTGCCAATCCGCAGTACGCACTCGCAGCTTAATGCTGTGACAGCCACCGCCTGACGCCCGATGAGGTGGTGGCTGAAAACATCGGGCTGGTTCCAATGGGCTCACAGGCCTCGGCGGAACGAGATATTTGTCTGTGTAGGCAAAGCGAAATGCTGTCGTCGGCAGCTCGCGGCGCCGAGATTAAAACGGCGACTACACGTGTAGACGCGGCGCTCTGACTGTTTCGGCACGGGGGTTCGATTCCCCCCGGCTCCACTATCCAGAATGAGAAGGCACTGAGTTAAGTCGCTGCCGCACTTCAATCAGCCTCGCGCAGATGCTAATTGCTATTTCTTCAGGCGTCTCAGCACCGATCCCTAGACCAATTGGTGAATCGATGCGATCGAGAAAGTCGCGACGAATGCCTCGCCCCTTAAGCACCTCAAGCACTTGAACGACACGTCGCTTACTACCCATCAGTCCAATGTACTGGCTTTTGACTGTGGCCAGTGCTTCGAGCGCAGCAACATCGTGTTCGTAACTACGACTCACAATTGCTGCGTAGAGCTGACGATCAGACTGTTGACGCATAAGCGTTGCTGCGACTGATTCGCAGCACTTGATACATCCCTCAGCTAGCAAGTCATTGCCATCAGTCATCGGTCGATCATCCTGAATCACAATCTGAAAGCCCAAAGGATGAGCCGCACGCGCGAGTGCTAAACCACAATGGCCCCCACCTATGATAAGCAACATCGCATCAGGCAATATGTAGAAAGGATCTGCTGTTTCACTTATGAGCCGGTTTGTGCCGACCACTTGGAGTGACCACGACTGATTGTCTGGAAACTGCTGCTGTACAGACTGACCTATTTGAAGTGCTCCCAACGCCTCTTCTATAGATTCAAGTGCCGCTGGGGCGAGCAAATCCAGACGTACCTTCATCGTCCCGCCACAGATTCCATCTCGAGGCTCTTCACAAGTTCCCCGAAGATCTATCACCACTTCCTTCGGCCCATTTACCTTCTTCATCTGGCGAGCCGCCTCGACCACTCTTGCTTCAGCTTGGCCACCACCAATCGTGCCTAAACACCAGTCTTCACCACA is a window from the Phycisphaerales bacterium genome containing:
- a CDS encoding ABC transporter permease, with the protein product MIFTIFRVGAIRVYRDWISLGLAFVLPIVFFTILALVFGGMTVNTEGNRSVKVMFVDLDDSSQSRAIVNWVKNSNVGIMVIPPPPATSSDEPPTKEAWRAVRTGHVPAAVIIPKDFGKSVSNIKGGTPQLTIYTDEANPITPMIIQGTLQAAMAKALPEIALANGYRIIEKLIGPLTLKQQEHLEHIRTLLTKHPSNQSTDTVGTHFSSDNLSPVKIQVESVHKQGVTVESGHDMVTFYAAGIAVTFLLFTAMGAGGTLLEEEEIGVLERLMDTRVGMTRLLLGKWLFLMLLSFLQVIVMFIFAEFVFGVALFTTKHIIGLLVVTLFTVATSSGFGLLLATICKTRAQLAGIGVVVILMMSAIGGSMFPAFMMPNWMQTVGIYTFNHWAVQAYQGVFWYDNPDQSIIGMLGTLWPEYLVLTALTFIFLAVSRFLARRWEIA
- a CDS encoding nucleoside monophosphate kinase → MQAPYTSILLFGPPGVGKGTQGAMLSSIPGFYHLGTGDIFRALDRNSELGQAFLKYSTKGLLVPDELTIEVWHNHVAKMIKCKAYDPKRDVLLLDGIPRSKPQALAMDQYLDLLGVVHLVCKDIDEMVRRLRHRAEVQNRPDDADDKVIRRRFDVYKDETSPVLAHYHKDLIFNIDAIGSPAAVLLKILEFVVPATESRLGNPLSQ
- a CDS encoding XdhC family protein, coding for MTGEHFFRAVSGRLKTGSVVLATVRDVRGSTPRYAGAQMACGEDWCLGTIGGGQAEARVVEAARQMKKVNGPKEVVIDLRGTCEEPRDGICGGTMKVRLDLLAPAALESIEEALGALQIGQSVQQQFPDNQSWSLQVVGTNRLISETADPFYILPDAMLLIIGGGHCGLALARAAHPLGFQIVIQDDRPMTDGNDLLAEGCIKCCESVAATLMRQQSDRQLYAAIVSRSYEHDVAALEALATVKSQYIGLMGSKRRVVQVLEVLKGRGIRRDFLDRIDSPIGLGIGAETPEEIAISICARLIEVRQRLNSVPSHSG
- a CDS encoding ABC transporter ATP-binding protein, whose amino-acid sequence is MNDKNRPVLSVVDVTKRFRKNTALDKATLSIAAGEFVGLLGPNGAGKTTLIRAITGHVLVNSGSIHLFGEPILGRTRSRIITDCLGTVPQDLALYPNLTARENLSVFGSLYGVTGKTAKERSKWALNWADLEDRADEPINNFSTGMKRRLNIACGILHEPAFILLDEPTVGVDPQARECIWQMLRTLQQNGATLLLTTHQLDEAETLCDRIIIIDDGKPIAQGSFDELVAETIGSDRVIVIECALDNKYAQSLPEHWSYDGTVIRVKVKDVWKELPGIIEVLQDISTPIGNIHIKLPSLHDVFLHLTGRELRE